One genomic window of Octopus bimaculoides isolate UCB-OBI-ISO-001 chromosome 2, ASM119413v2, whole genome shotgun sequence includes the following:
- the LOC128247113 gene encoding coiled-coil domain-containing protein 73-like isoform X3 — protein MGDKNLCDSDSDSDNILKTKNADGSNSQETFKTSVSVQSIGSNASSGIHINKTSILKKSPEIHRSLFLKPDLGLESFKNNDAFCSSFDSWDMLDKPEGNCEISSFHSYSKEYSPKGKQKFAGNNIDQIEPSRKFSDYKRDKQLKSNLSVSSLFDNDICGVGSKSTPYHEQQLLGVICRMKAEKHQLDKKLMGMKMLQTNLQEEKHALRQRCKKLQMDVINHDAMTLNKNMFDDLSKKANSSKEEIKMLRNQISKYRQTMCEQQDFICEMVAEKDKIVGKVNNLKVCLSTLNEWKNRTFEDMKKIKENIDKMSEMYTDFISQLNIQKSEKLALDTKLKKKEKCIKKLKEEKESMLNAQTELNNSLQQKSNENNMKDEIIKENNDVISQLKTIKYELEQTIYAEACSKSEFVNETKGIISSLKNQIKLDEDRFESEIKQLRQESEDLNEEITNFCLQKKSCLCVSYKKNSLDS, from the coding sequence ATGGGAGATAAGAATTTATGTGATTCGGATTCGGATTCGGACAACattctcaaaaccaaaaatgcAGATGGATCCAACAGTCAAGAAACATTTAAAACTTCTGTTTCCGTTCAATCCATTGGTTCTAATGCAAGTTCCGGGATtcacataaataaaacatcaatcttaAAAAAATCTCCGGAAATACATCGCAGTTTATTTCTAAAGCCAGATCTAGGTTTGGAgtcatttaaaaataatgatgCATTTTGTAGTTCGTTTGACAGTTGGGATATGTTGGACAAACCAGAGGGAAATTGTGAAATAAGCTCCTTTCATTCATATTCCAAAGAATATTCTccaaaaggaaaacagaaatttgCTGGAAATAATATTGACCAAATAGAACCTTCAAGGAAATTTTCAGATTATAAGAGAgataaacaactgaaatccaatcTAAGTGTCAGCAGTCTCTTTGATAATGATATCTGTGGTGTGGGGAGCAAAAGCACGCCTTATCATGAACAGCAGTTACTGGGAGTCATATGTAGAATGAAAGCTGAAAAACATCAACTTGATAAAAAGCTAATGGGCATGAAAATGCTGCAAACAAACCTACAAGAAGAGAAACATGCACTTAGACAACGATGTAAAAAACTTCAGATGGATGTAATTAATCATGATGCAATGACTTTAAACAAAAACATGTTTGATGATCTCTCTAAAAAAGCTAACTCTTCTaaagaagagataaaaatgtTGCGAAATCAAATTAGCAAATACCGTCAGACTATGTGCGAGCAACAAGATTTCATATGTGAAATGGTAGCCGAAAAAGACAAAATTGTAGGAAAAGTCAACAATTTAAAAGTGTGCCTGAGTACACTTAATGAGTGGAAAAATAGAACATTTGAAGACATGAAGAAAATCAAGGAAAACATAGATAAAATGTCAGAAATGTATACTGATTTCATTTCACAGTTGAATATTCAGAAATCGGAGAAATTAGCATTAGACACaaaacttaaaaagaaagaaaaatgtattaaaaaattaaaagaagaaaaagaatctaTGTTAAATGCACAAACAGAACTGAATAATTCTTTACAACAGAAAAGCAACGAAAACAACATGAAGgatgaaattattaaagaaaataatgatgttatttcgcaactgaaaacaataaaatatgaactgGAACAAACGATCTATGCTGAAGCATGTAGCAAAAGTGAATTCGTAAACGAAACTAAAGGAATAATTTCCTCATTAAAGAATCAAATTAAATTAGATGAAGATCGATTCGAATCAGAAATAAAACAGCTACGACAAGAAAGTGAAGATCTTAATGAAGAG
- the LOC128247113 gene encoding interaptin-like isoform X2 yields the protein MGDKNLCDSDSDSDNILKTKNADGSNSQETFKTSVSVQSIGSNASSGIHINKTSILKKSPEIHRSLFLKPDLGLESFKNNDAFCSSFDSWDMLDKPEGNCEISSFHSYSKEYSPKGKQKFAGNNIDQIEPSRKFSDYKRDKQLKSNLSVSSLFDNDICGVGSKSTPYHEQQLLGVICRMKAEKHQLDKKLMGMKMLQTNLQEEKHALRQRCKKLQMDVINHDAMTLNKNMFDDLSKKANSSKEEIKMLRNQISKYRQTMCEQQDFICEMVAEKDKIVGKVNNLKVCLSTLNEWKNRTFEDMKKIKENIDKMSEMYTDFISQLNIQKSEKLALDTKLKKKEKCIKKLKEEKESMLNAQTELNNSLQQKSNENNMKDEIIKENNDVISQLKTIKYELEQTIYAEACSKSEFVNETKGIISSLKNQIKLDEDRFESEIKQLRQESEDLNEESFDCGHAGAPPLVEQIDPRTYSL from the coding sequence ATGGGAGATAAGAATTTATGTGATTCGGATTCGGATTCGGACAACattctcaaaaccaaaaatgcAGATGGATCCAACAGTCAAGAAACATTTAAAACTTCTGTTTCCGTTCAATCCATTGGTTCTAATGCAAGTTCCGGGATtcacataaataaaacatcaatcttaAAAAAATCTCCGGAAATACATCGCAGTTTATTTCTAAAGCCAGATCTAGGTTTGGAgtcatttaaaaataatgatgCATTTTGTAGTTCGTTTGACAGTTGGGATATGTTGGACAAACCAGAGGGAAATTGTGAAATAAGCTCCTTTCATTCATATTCCAAAGAATATTCTccaaaaggaaaacagaaatttgCTGGAAATAATATTGACCAAATAGAACCTTCAAGGAAATTTTCAGATTATAAGAGAgataaacaactgaaatccaatcTAAGTGTCAGCAGTCTCTTTGATAATGATATCTGTGGTGTGGGGAGCAAAAGCACGCCTTATCATGAACAGCAGTTACTGGGAGTCATATGTAGAATGAAAGCTGAAAAACATCAACTTGATAAAAAGCTAATGGGCATGAAAATGCTGCAAACAAACCTACAAGAAGAGAAACATGCACTTAGACAACGATGTAAAAAACTTCAGATGGATGTAATTAATCATGATGCAATGACTTTAAACAAAAACATGTTTGATGATCTCTCTAAAAAAGCTAACTCTTCTaaagaagagataaaaatgtTGCGAAATCAAATTAGCAAATACCGTCAGACTATGTGCGAGCAACAAGATTTCATATGTGAAATGGTAGCCGAAAAAGACAAAATTGTAGGAAAAGTCAACAATTTAAAAGTGTGCCTGAGTACACTTAATGAGTGGAAAAATAGAACATTTGAAGACATGAAGAAAATCAAGGAAAACATAGATAAAATGTCAGAAATGTATACTGATTTCATTTCACAGTTGAATATTCAGAAATCGGAGAAATTAGCATTAGACACaaaacttaaaaagaaagaaaaatgtattaaaaaattaaaagaagaaaaagaatctaTGTTAAATGCACAAACAGAACTGAATAATTCTTTACAACAGAAAAGCAACGAAAACAACATGAAGgatgaaattattaaagaaaataatgatgttatttcgcaactgaaaacaataaaatatgaactgGAACAAACGATCTATGCTGAAGCATGTAGCAAAAGTGAATTCGTAAACGAAACTAAAGGAATAATTTCCTCATTAAAGAATCAAATTAAATTAGATGAAGATCGATTCGAATCAGAAATAAAACAGCTACGACAAGAAAGTGAAGATCTTAATGAAGAG
- the LOC128247113 gene encoding interaptin-like isoform X1, which translates to MGDKNLCDSDSDSDNILKTKNADGSNSQETFKTSVSVQSIGSNASSGIHINKTSILKKSPEIHRSLFLKPDLGLESFKNNDAFCSSFDSWDMLDKPEGNCEISSFHSYSKEYSPKGKQKFAGNNIDQIEPSRKFSDYKRDKQLKSNLSVSSLFDNDICGVGSKSTPYHEQQLLGVICRMKAEKHQLDKKLMGMKMLQTNLQEEKHALRQRCKKLQMDVINHDAMTLNKNMFDDLSKKANSSKEEIKMLRNQISKYRQTMCEQQDFICEMVAEKDKIVGKVNNLKVCLSTLNEWKNRTFEDMKKIKENIDKMSEMYTDFISQLNIQKSEKLALDTKLKKKEKCIKKLKEEKESMLNAQTELNNSLQQKSNENNMKDEIIKENNDVISQLKTIKYELEQTIYAEACSKSEFVNETKGIISSLKNQIKLDEDRFESEIKQLRQESEDLNEEMPWKYIQTTNRGAAEDDLVGTDRVREGCSIRGAAKDSNIARMTLKKDI; encoded by the coding sequence ATGGGAGATAAGAATTTATGTGATTCGGATTCGGATTCGGACAACattctcaaaaccaaaaatgcAGATGGATCCAACAGTCAAGAAACATTTAAAACTTCTGTTTCCGTTCAATCCATTGGTTCTAATGCAAGTTCCGGGATtcacataaataaaacatcaatcttaAAAAAATCTCCGGAAATACATCGCAGTTTATTTCTAAAGCCAGATCTAGGTTTGGAgtcatttaaaaataatgatgCATTTTGTAGTTCGTTTGACAGTTGGGATATGTTGGACAAACCAGAGGGAAATTGTGAAATAAGCTCCTTTCATTCATATTCCAAAGAATATTCTccaaaaggaaaacagaaatttgCTGGAAATAATATTGACCAAATAGAACCTTCAAGGAAATTTTCAGATTATAAGAGAgataaacaactgaaatccaatcTAAGTGTCAGCAGTCTCTTTGATAATGATATCTGTGGTGTGGGGAGCAAAAGCACGCCTTATCATGAACAGCAGTTACTGGGAGTCATATGTAGAATGAAAGCTGAAAAACATCAACTTGATAAAAAGCTAATGGGCATGAAAATGCTGCAAACAAACCTACAAGAAGAGAAACATGCACTTAGACAACGATGTAAAAAACTTCAGATGGATGTAATTAATCATGATGCAATGACTTTAAACAAAAACATGTTTGATGATCTCTCTAAAAAAGCTAACTCTTCTaaagaagagataaaaatgtTGCGAAATCAAATTAGCAAATACCGTCAGACTATGTGCGAGCAACAAGATTTCATATGTGAAATGGTAGCCGAAAAAGACAAAATTGTAGGAAAAGTCAACAATTTAAAAGTGTGCCTGAGTACACTTAATGAGTGGAAAAATAGAACATTTGAAGACATGAAGAAAATCAAGGAAAACATAGATAAAATGTCAGAAATGTATACTGATTTCATTTCACAGTTGAATATTCAGAAATCGGAGAAATTAGCATTAGACACaaaacttaaaaagaaagaaaaatgtattaaaaaattaaaagaagaaaaagaatctaTGTTAAATGCACAAACAGAACTGAATAATTCTTTACAACAGAAAAGCAACGAAAACAACATGAAGgatgaaattattaaagaaaataatgatgttatttcgcaactgaaaacaataaaatatgaactgGAACAAACGATCTATGCTGAAGCATGTAGCAAAAGTGAATTCGTAAACGAAACTAAAGGAATAATTTCCTCATTAAAGAATCAAATTAAATTAGATGAAGATCGATTCGAATCAGAAATAAAACAGCTACGACAAGAAAGTGAAGATCTTAATGAAGAG